In Gracilinanus agilis isolate LMUSP501 unplaced genomic scaffold, AgileGrace unplaced_scaffold19680, whole genome shotgun sequence, the genomic window atatatatgtatgtatatatcccaTTTGCACATGGATAGTCCCCTTTTATGATAGTCATAGTCAAAATGAATAGTCCATAGGGTAGACAGTTATCATTTCCTCTATTTGCCCCTAATTAAAAATGAATGGCTGATCTTTAGTGCACTCCCACAGAGATGGGTTAATGAGACTGTCCCAGGGATTAGTGGCTTCCTAAATTCCTGCTCAGATACCTCTAGAAAAGCTTGTTCCTCTCCATCTGGCGATAGCACGGCTCAATGATAAGACTATCCCATAACCTCTTTCCACagagctttttaaattttagaactTGGAACTGAAGCCGGGGCCTTTCTCTTGGCCTTCAGATGTGttcacttacctctgtttgcctttgaTATTGAAGGACCCAGCAGAGAGTCGGTCCAGTGGAGCCCCAAAGACAGGGAAACTCCTTTTCTTCTTGGTTTCAATCACGTCATTTTCCAGGGATACCAGCTCATCAAGGAACAAGAGTTTCTGGGTCAGCTCAGTGGCagatttttcttcagtgttttcaatGTGAGTTTGGGTACTCTCAGCTATGGAGTTAATGGCCTGCTGGAGAGAGGActgtcatcatcattgttatcGATGTCATTATTCTGGATGCTAAAACAACCAAATGGGACCGGAGAGACAGTACTCTCCTCTTGTCTCCACTTTTCTTGCACATTTAAGACCACTGACAGATCTCCTTATGTGATCAGAATATGGAATTTCTAGGTATAAAGTAGATGCTTCTGGAATTAAAAATGGGGAGGTGCCAACTGTCCAAAACATTCAAGGAATGATGAATATGGATAGAGCTGGAGCACAAGTTCTAAAGAATTCACCTTCCAAATGGAGTACCTGCTTACTAAATCCATTTAAGTCCCATCGACTTTTCTACCAAAACCTTCACTTCTACCAATAAAGCTTCAGTTCTACTCATAACTGTTAGTCATTTAGCAAACGGAATCTATACTCCTTTTACCTGTAAATTTCTGTCCATAGAAGTAGACTGGAATGAGTGATGTATGCTTGGAGTAAGAGAGACTATTGATTAAACCTATTAATTCACAcgctacctgggtgaccctgggcaaatctctccTCTCAGGGCCTTGATTTCTGCAGACTCTTCATTGAAAATGTTGGGTTAGATGCCCATGAAGGTCCCTTCTTGGTTGAAATCTCTAATGATTGTGCTAAGTCACCAGGTAGGGATGGGtagatttttactaattttaaTCCACTTAAATAAATTTGCTCACAATATTTAAAGAAGTATTTGCAGAAAAAATACCAAAGCGATCTCAACTGGTTATGTGATTCTCATTGAAACAGTACTATCAAGGTTAACAAGAACTAGCAAAGACCTCAGGCCCAGTTCCCTGAACAATCTGTTTCTGTTAATGCTAATACCATTCTCCCACCATCCAGACAGGTTTCATTCCTGAGGTTCTGATGCCATCTTTCACCATTTGACCCACCCAGGTGTTTGCAGTCCTCTTCACTCTCCCTTGTTGGGAGGGATGAGGTAACAACACAAATGTTCTGTCTTTGAGAAGTAGTACATTGAAAGGCAGTCACTCATTAGCGCCATAGTACTAATTAATCTTACTGGACCAGCAGAGAGTTTAGTTGAAATGGAGGGGAGTCTAGAAGAGagtctttattattctttttcatgtGAGACAGGGCAAAAGGCCCTGCTGGGATGAACTGGCAGCAAAGAGCCCCAGTTATCTGTTTCATTTGTCTGATACCACCAAGGCATGACACACAGTAGAAATACCCAGCATGCTTTGTGAAATCAATGGcctttttctgccttgaaatcaaatcaaggaaaatgtgaaagatgtGAACTACTAA contains:
- the OSTN gene encoding osteocrin isoform X1; translation: MLDWRFVATHLILAFFLMQWSTGKGPWVAAAPEQAINSIAESTQTHIENTEEKSATELTQKLLFLDELVSLENDVIETKKKRSFPVFGAPLDRLSAGSFNIKGKQR
- the OSTN gene encoding osteocrin isoform X2; this encodes MLDWRFVATHLILAFFLMQWSTGKGPWVAAAPEAINSIAESTQTHIENTEEKSATELTQKLLFLDELVSLENDVIETKKKRSFPVFGAPLDRLSAGSFNIKGKQR